A window from Azoarcus sp. DD4 encodes these proteins:
- the glyQ gene encoding glycine--tRNA ligase subunit alpha, which translates to MSPVHTKPTFQQVILTLQKFWGDRGCVLLQPYDLEVGAGTSHTATFLRAIGPEPWNAAYVQPSRRPKDGRYGENPNRLQHYYQYQVVLKPSPLNIQELYLDSLRALGIDPNAHDIRFVEDDWENPTLGAWGLGWEVWLDGMEVTQFTYFQQVGGLDCKPVLGEITYGLERLAMYLQGVENVYDLTWAVYPDGSKVTYGDVYHQNEVEQSKYNFEHSNVDFLFSLFNNYESEAKRLMEAGLALPAYEMVLKAAHNFNMLDARGAISVTERAAYIGRIRNLSRAVAQAYFESREALGFPMLPQQNKEAAQ; encoded by the coding sequence ATGTCGCCAGTCCACACCAAGCCTACCTTCCAGCAAGTCATCCTCACGCTCCAGAAATTCTGGGGCGATCGCGGTTGCGTGCTGCTCCAGCCCTACGACCTCGAGGTCGGCGCCGGCACCTCGCACACCGCCACCTTCCTGCGCGCCATCGGCCCCGAACCCTGGAATGCCGCCTACGTGCAGCCCTCGCGCCGGCCCAAGGACGGCCGCTACGGCGAGAACCCCAACCGCCTGCAGCACTACTACCAGTACCAGGTGGTGCTCAAGCCGTCGCCGCTGAACATCCAGGAACTCTACCTCGACAGCCTGCGCGCGCTCGGCATCGACCCCAACGCGCACGACATCCGCTTCGTCGAGGACGACTGGGAGAACCCGACGCTCGGCGCCTGGGGCCTGGGCTGGGAGGTCTGGCTGGACGGCATGGAAGTCACCCAGTTCACCTACTTCCAGCAGGTCGGCGGTCTCGACTGCAAGCCGGTGCTGGGCGAGATCACCTACGGTCTGGAGCGCCTGGCGATGTATCTGCAGGGAGTCGAGAACGTCTATGACCTCACCTGGGCGGTGTATCCGGACGGTTCCAAGGTCACCTACGGCGACGTCTATCACCAGAACGAAGTCGAGCAGTCGAAGTACAACTTCGAGCACTCCAACGTCGATTTCCTGTTCTCGCTGTTCAACAACTACGAGTCCGAGGCCAAGCGCCTGATGGAAGCCGGGCTGGCGCTGCCGGCCTACGAGATGGTGCTGAAGGCGGCGCACAACTTCAACATGCTGGACGCCCGCGGCGCGATTTCGGTGACCGAGCGCGCCGCCTACATCGGCCGCATCCGCAACCTGTCGCGCGCGGTCGCGCAGGCGTATTTCGAATCCCGCGAGGCGCTCGGCTTTCCGATGCTGCCGCAACAGAACAAGGAGGCCGCGCAATGA
- a CDS encoding efflux RND transporter periplasmic adaptor subunit: MKRLLSRSTGLGAALLLALPAAFIGLMTVSSSGADDGKPAASPRPALSVTTTVPQRQSLPLRLATNGDIAAWQEASIGAGVGDQRLTEVKVNVGDSVRAGDLLATFNDETLRADVAQARAALLEAEAAAAEATANAERARGLRASGAMSEQQVVQYLTAERTTQARIAAARATLAAHEVRLKHTRVLAPDNGVISSRSATVGAVVGAGAELFRMIRQGRLEWRAELTAAELGRVRSGTRVQLTLADGSRVSGRVRMVAPTVDPRTRAGLVYVDLPAATGKAAEEGGPKAGMFARGEFELGATDALTLPQQAVVVREAFTYVFRVGADNRVSQLKVQTGRRVGERVEITGGLADDARVVATGAGFLNEGDLVRVVDEAGAGAATPAGR, from the coding sequence ATGAAAAGACTGCTTTCCCGTTCAACAGGGCTGGGGGCGGCGCTACTCCTTGCGCTGCCCGCCGCCTTCATCGGCCTGATGACGGTCTCATCCAGCGGCGCCGACGACGGCAAGCCGGCGGCTTCGCCGCGGCCGGCGCTGTCGGTCACGACCACCGTGCCGCAGCGCCAGAGCCTGCCGCTGCGCCTGGCCACCAACGGCGACATCGCCGCCTGGCAGGAAGCCAGCATAGGCGCCGGTGTGGGCGACCAGCGCCTGACCGAGGTGAAGGTCAACGTCGGCGACAGCGTGCGTGCCGGTGATCTGCTTGCTACCTTCAACGATGAAACCCTGCGCGCCGACGTCGCCCAGGCACGCGCCGCCCTGCTCGAAGCGGAGGCCGCCGCCGCCGAGGCGACTGCCAACGCCGAGCGTGCGCGCGGTCTGCGCGCGAGCGGGGCGATGAGCGAACAGCAGGTGGTGCAGTACCTCACCGCCGAACGGACCACCCAAGCACGCATCGCCGCCGCCCGCGCCACGCTGGCCGCGCACGAGGTGAGGCTGAAGCATACCCGCGTGCTGGCGCCCGACAATGGCGTGATCTCGTCGCGCAGCGCAACCGTCGGTGCGGTGGTCGGCGCCGGGGCCGAGCTCTTCCGCATGATCCGGCAGGGCCGGCTGGAGTGGCGAGCGGAGCTGACGGCCGCCGAACTCGGCCGCGTGCGCAGCGGAACCCGCGTGCAGCTCACGCTGGCCGACGGCAGCCGGGTGAGCGGGCGGGTGCGCATGGTGGCGCCCACCGTCGATCCGCGCACCCGCGCCGGGTTGGTGTACGTCGACCTGCCGGCCGCGACCGGCAAGGCGGCGGAAGAGGGTGGGCCCAAGGCAGGCATGTTCGCGCGCGGCGAATTCGAGCTTGGTGCCACCGATGCGCTCACCTTGCCGCAGCAGGCGGTGGTTGTGCGCGAGGCCTTTACCTACGTGTTCCGTGTCGGCGCCGACAATCGGGTGTCGCAGCTCAAGGTGCAGACAGGGCGGCGCGTCGGCGAACGCGTCGAGATCACCGGCGGGCTGGCCGACGACGCTAGGGTAGTGGCGACGGGGGCGGGCTTCCTCAACGAGGGCGACCTGGTGCGCGTGGTCGACGAGGCGGGCGCCGGGGCGGCGACGCCCGCCGGCCGCTGA
- the ybeY gene encoding rRNA maturation RNase YbeY — translation MPKQLQGPKILAIDAAGKSSRIKAERLEIELADGRKLTLSFPEGDWGDLEIEADIGGDDDSDVPVITLQPGACNVVTLRVDVHHHMQAVESIDLPEAAKPPLLTLEVQKVLDGDTKGLAPKKHQIRRWAQAALRTDAEVTVRLVGEAEGRELNRGYRGKDYATNVLTFVYGEEDGAPTIEGAPLTGDLVLCVPVVVREAGEQNKPLDAHFAHLVVHGMLHLQGYDHEAEDEADAMEALETDILRGLGYADPYA, via the coding sequence ATGCCTAAGCAGTTGCAGGGACCGAAGATCCTGGCCATCGACGCGGCCGGCAAGAGCTCCCGCATCAAGGCCGAACGGCTGGAGATCGAACTTGCCGACGGACGCAAGCTCACCCTGAGCTTTCCCGAGGGCGACTGGGGCGATCTCGAGATCGAAGCCGACATCGGCGGCGACGACGATAGCGACGTGCCTGTCATCACCCTGCAACCCGGTGCCTGCAATGTCGTCACCCTGCGGGTGGACGTGCATCATCACATGCAGGCGGTGGAGTCCATCGACCTGCCGGAAGCCGCCAAGCCGCCGCTGCTCACCCTCGAGGTGCAGAAGGTGCTCGACGGCGACACCAAGGGCCTGGCGCCGAAGAAGCACCAGATCCGCCGCTGGGCCCAGGCTGCCCTGCGCACCGACGCCGAAGTGACGGTGCGCCTGGTGGGCGAGGCCGAAGGCCGCGAGCTCAACCGCGGCTATCGCGGCAAGGACTACGCGACCAATGTGCTGACCTTCGTCTATGGTGAGGAAGACGGGGCGCCGACCATAGAAGGTGCGCCGCTGACGGGCGACCTTGTGCTTTGTGTCCCGGTGGTGGTGCGCGAGGCGGGGGAGCAGAACAAGCCGCTCGACGCCCATTTTGCCCATCTGGTGGTGCACGGCATGCTGCATCTGCAGGGCTACGACCACGAGGCGGAAGACGAGGCCGACGCAATGGAAGCCCTGGAGACGGACATCCTGCGCGGGCTGGGCTACGCCGATCCCTATGCCTGA
- the lnt gene encoding apolipoprotein N-acyltransferase: MLRLLLAAVAGGGVTLALAPFEFFPLAFLSLATLAFLLGGAERTRSGFGLGLAWGLGVFGSGVSWLYIALARYGGVPPPLAALAIGLCCAFLALYPALLGAAFVRLCRGPVRARLLPQSLCFAALWLLSEWLRGVLFTGFPWLAIGYSQTPPSPLAGFLPLLGVYGVGGVVAWLAALLGLAWRQAGWRGLRLPLAAVAVALLAGGGFARVAWTTPVGEPLSVALVQTNVEQSLKWSPEHFAQVLQTNARLVRDTAASLVVLPETTLPALADQLPAGYLELLGDYARGNGGDLVLGVFTRDTEQRIYNAAISLGASAGQSYAKQHLVPFGEYSPPLFGWFYRLVQIPMSDQTRGAADQAPMVFGQQRIALNICYEDLFGAEIIRSLPEATLLLNLSNLAWYGDSLAQPQHLQIARARALETGRPMLRSTNTGMTAVVQPDGSVAAVLPAFEQGVLHAAVRGYQGLTPYARWGDRAALLLAVLALALACLPLRRRAGREAGVSHS, from the coding sequence ATGCTGCGGTTGTTGCTGGCCGCGGTGGCGGGTGGCGGCGTCACGCTGGCGCTCGCTCCCTTCGAATTTTTTCCGCTCGCTTTCCTCAGCCTTGCGACGCTGGCCTTCCTGCTGGGGGGCGCCGAGCGCACCCGCAGCGGATTCGGCCTCGGCCTGGCGTGGGGGCTGGGCGTGTTCGGCAGCGGAGTGTCCTGGCTCTACATCGCCCTGGCCCGCTACGGCGGCGTGCCGCCACCGCTGGCCGCGCTGGCGATCGGGCTGTGCTGCGCCTTCCTTGCCCTCTACCCCGCACTGCTCGGCGCCGCTTTCGTGCGGCTGTGCCGCGGCCCGGTGCGAGCGCGGCTGCTGCCGCAGTCGCTGTGCTTCGCCGCCTTGTGGCTGTTGTCGGAATGGTTGCGGGGCGTGCTCTTCACCGGTTTCCCCTGGCTGGCGATCGGTTATTCGCAGACGCCGCCCAGTCCGCTGGCCGGCTTTCTGCCGCTGCTCGGCGTTTATGGCGTGGGCGGGGTCGTCGCCTGGCTGGCGGCGCTGCTCGGCCTGGCCTGGCGGCAAGCTGGCTGGCGTGGCCTGCGCCTGCCGCTGGCCGCTGTTGCCGTCGCGTTGCTGGCCGGTGGCGGCTTCGCCCGTGTGGCCTGGACCACGCCGGTGGGCGAGCCGTTGTCGGTGGCGCTGGTGCAGACTAACGTCGAGCAGAGCCTGAAGTGGAGTCCTGAGCATTTTGCCCAGGTGCTGCAGACTAATGCCCGTCTGGTGCGCGATACCGCCGCCAGCCTGGTGGTGTTGCCGGAAACAACGCTGCCGGCGCTGGCCGACCAACTGCCTGCCGGCTACCTCGAACTGCTCGGCGACTATGCCCGCGGCAATGGCGGCGATCTGGTGCTGGGAGTGTTCACCCGCGACACGGAGCAGCGCATCTACAACGCGGCGATCAGCCTGGGCGCCAGCGCCGGCCAGTCCTATGCAAAACAGCACCTGGTGCCCTTCGGCGAGTATTCGCCACCGCTGTTCGGCTGGTTCTACCGGCTGGTGCAGATCCCGATGTCGGACCAGACCCGCGGCGCGGCCGACCAGGCGCCCATGGTTTTCGGGCAGCAGCGGATCGCGCTCAACATCTGCTATGAAGACCTCTTCGGCGCCGAGATCATCCGCAGCCTGCCCGAGGCCACGCTGCTGCTGAACCTGTCCAACCTCGCCTGGTATGGCGACTCGCTGGCCCAGCCGCAGCATTTGCAGATTGCGCGCGCGCGTGCGCTGGAGACCGGGCGGCCGATGCTGCGTTCGACCAATACCGGCATGACGGCGGTCGTGCAGCCCGACGGCAGCGTCGCCGCGGTGTTGCCGGCCTTCGAGCAGGGCGTGCTGCATGCCGCGGTGCGTGGTTACCAGGGCCTCACGCCCTACGCGCGCTGGGGCGACCGCGCGGCCCTGCTGCTGGCGGTACTGGCGCTTGCGCTGGCCTGCCTGCCGCTGCGCCGGCGCGCGGGGCGCGAAGCCGGCGTCAGTCACTCCTGA
- a CDS encoding efflux RND transporter permease subunit, producing MNVSAWSIRNPIPAVMLFVLLSFAGVLSFSAMKVQQFPDIDLPTVTVTASLPGATPSQLENDVARKIENSVATLQGLKHIYTKAQDGSVTLTVEFRLEKPVQEAVDDVRSAVAKVRADLPGDLRDPVVNKVDLAGQPVLAFTIRSPQMDEEALSWFVDDTVSRRLLAVRGVGAVTRVGGVTRELQVTLDPLRLQALGTTAADISRQLREVQTESAGGRTDLGGGEQPVRTLATVASAAELAALQLALPDGRRIRLSEVATVTDSYAEPRSAALLNGQPVVGFEVARSRGESEVEVGAAVQAALAQLRAAHPDMEITEAFNFVAPVEEEYTGSMQLLYEGALLAVLVVWLFLRDWRATFVSAVALPLSVVPAFIGMYLLGFSVNVVTLLALSLVVGILVDDAIVEVENIVRHLRMGKSPFEAAMEAADEIGLAVIATTFTLIAVFLPTAFMSGVAGKFFKQFGWTASLAVFASLVVARVLTPMMAAYILKPLSGLHREPRWLEWYARWAERCLKHRGLTMIAAAAFFVGSVMLIPLLPTGFIPPDDNSQTQVYLELPPGSTLAQTRAAAEHARALLGRVPQVVSVYTTIGGGTAGGDPFAPKSAGEVRKATLTVLLSPRGQRPVKQAVENEIRAVLEALPGVRSKVGLGGSGEKYILVLTGEDPRALQEAALAVERDLRTIPGLGSVASTASLIRPEIAVRPDFARAADLGVTSTAIGDTLRVATLGDYDMSLAKLNLSQRQVPILVRLDESARQDLAVLERLAVPGADGPVMLGQVASLEVAGGPAVIDRYDRARNINFEIELSGLPLGEVTVAVAKLPSVQNLPPGVRVVEVGDAEVMGELFASFGLAMLTGVLCIYIVLVLLFKDLLHPVTILMALPLSLGGAFVGLLIAQKSFSMPSLIGLIMLMGIATKNSILLVEYAIVARRDHGLSRTEALLDACRKRARPIVMTTIAMGAGMMPIAIGAGVADTSFRSPMAIAVIGGLITSTVLSLLVVPAVFTYVDGFKNRMLRLLRRS from the coding sequence ATGAACGTCTCCGCCTGGTCGATCCGCAACCCCATTCCCGCGGTGATGCTGTTCGTGCTGCTCAGCTTCGCCGGCGTGCTGTCCTTCAGCGCGATGAAGGTGCAGCAGTTCCCCGATATCGACCTGCCGACGGTGACGGTGACGGCCTCGCTGCCCGGCGCCACGCCTTCGCAGCTCGAGAACGACGTCGCCCGCAAGATCGAGAATTCGGTCGCGACCCTGCAGGGGCTCAAGCACATCTACACCAAGGCGCAGGACGGCAGCGTCACCCTCACCGTCGAGTTCCGCCTCGAGAAGCCGGTGCAGGAGGCGGTGGACGACGTGCGCTCGGCCGTGGCCAAGGTGCGTGCCGACCTGCCGGGCGATCTGCGCGACCCGGTGGTCAACAAGGTGGACCTGGCCGGCCAGCCGGTGCTCGCCTTCACCATCCGCTCGCCGCAGATGGACGAGGAAGCCCTGTCGTGGTTCGTCGACGACACCGTGTCGCGTCGCCTGCTGGCGGTGCGCGGCGTAGGCGCCGTCACGCGGGTGGGCGGCGTCACCCGCGAGCTGCAGGTCACGCTCGATCCGCTCCGGCTGCAGGCGCTCGGGACGACCGCGGCCGACATCTCGCGCCAGCTGCGCGAGGTGCAGACCGAGAGTGCGGGCGGCCGTACCGACCTCGGCGGCGGCGAGCAGCCGGTGCGCACGCTGGCGACGGTGGCCTCGGCCGCCGAACTGGCGGCGCTCCAGCTGGCGTTGCCGGACGGCCGCCGCATCCGGCTCTCCGAAGTGGCGACGGTGACCGACTCCTACGCCGAACCGCGCTCGGCCGCCTTGCTCAACGGTCAGCCGGTGGTCGGTTTCGAGGTCGCGCGCAGCCGTGGCGAGAGCGAGGTCGAAGTCGGCGCGGCGGTGCAGGCGGCGCTGGCGCAGCTGCGCGCCGCGCATCCCGACATGGAGATCACCGAGGCTTTCAATTTCGTCGCGCCCGTGGAGGAGGAGTACACCGGCTCGATGCAGCTGCTGTACGAGGGCGCCCTGCTGGCGGTGCTGGTGGTGTGGCTGTTCCTGCGCGACTGGCGGGCTACTTTCGTCTCGGCGGTGGCCTTGCCGCTGTCGGTGGTTCCCGCTTTCATCGGCATGTATCTGCTCGGCTTCTCGGTGAACGTGGTGACCCTGCTGGCGCTGTCGCTGGTGGTGGGTATCCTGGTGGATGACGCCATCGTCGAGGTCGAGAACATCGTGCGCCACCTGCGCATGGGCAAGTCGCCGTTCGAAGCGGCGATGGAGGCGGCGGACGAGATCGGCCTCGCGGTCATCGCCACCACCTTCACCCTGATTGCCGTCTTCCTGCCCACTGCCTTCATGAGCGGCGTGGCCGGCAAGTTCTTCAAGCAGTTCGGCTGGACTGCCTCGCTCGCGGTGTTCGCCTCCCTGGTGGTGGCGCGGGTGCTGACGCCGATGATGGCCGCCTACATCCTGAAGCCGCTCAGCGGCCTGCACCGCGAACCGCGCTGGCTGGAGTGGTACGCGCGCTGGGCGGAGCGCTGCCTCAAGCATCGCGGCCTGACGATGATCGCGGCGGCGGCCTTCTTCGTCGGCTCGGTGATGCTGATCCCGCTGCTGCCGACCGGCTTCATCCCGCCCGACGACAACTCCCAGACCCAGGTCTATCTCGAGCTGCCGCCCGGTTCCACGCTGGCCCAGACGCGCGCCGCGGCCGAGCACGCGCGCGCCTTGCTGGGGCGCGTGCCGCAGGTCGTAAGCGTCTACACCACCATCGGCGGCGGCACGGCGGGGGGCGATCCCTTTGCGCCCAAGAGCGCCGGCGAGGTGCGCAAGGCAACGCTCACGGTACTGCTGTCACCGCGCGGGCAGCGGCCGGTCAAGCAAGCGGTCGAAAACGAGATCCGCGCGGTGCTGGAGGCCTTGCCGGGCGTGCGCAGCAAAGTCGGGCTGGGCGGTTCGGGCGAAAAGTACATCCTGGTGCTCACCGGCGAGGATCCGCGTGCGCTGCAGGAGGCGGCGCTGGCGGTGGAGCGCGACCTGCGCACCATCCCCGGGCTGGGCAGCGTGGCCTCGACCGCCAGCCTGATCCGGCCCGAGATCGCCGTGCGGCCGGATTTCGCCCGTGCCGCCGACCTCGGCGTCACCAGCACGGCGATTGGCGACACCTTGCGCGTGGCCACCCTCGGCGACTACGACATGTCGCTGGCCAAGCTCAACCTCTCGCAGCGCCAGGTGCCCATCCTGGTGCGGCTGGATGAAAGCGCCCGCCAGGACCTCGCGGTGCTGGAGCGGCTGGCGGTGCCCGGCGCCGACGGGCCGGTGATGCTGGGCCAGGTGGCGTCGCTGGAAGTGGCCGGAGGGCCGGCGGTGATCGACCGCTACGACCGCGCGCGCAACATCAACTTCGAGATCGAGCTGTCCGGCCTGCCGCTGGGCGAGGTCACCGTGGCGGTGGCGAAGCTGCCGTCGGTGCAGAACCTGCCGCCGGGCGTGCGCGTGGTCGAGGTCGGCGATGCCGAGGTGATGGGCGAGCTTTTCGCCAGCTTCGGCCTGGCGATGCTGACCGGCGTGCTCTGCATCTACATTGTGCTGGTGCTGCTGTTCAAGGATCTGCTCCATCCGGTGACCATCCTGATGGCGCTGCCGCTGTCGCTGGGTGGCGCCTTCGTCGGCCTGCTGATCGCGCAGAAGAGCTTCTCGATGCCCTCGCTGATCGGCCTGATCATGCTGATGGGCATCGCCACCAAGAACTCCATCCTGCTGGTGGAGTACGCCATCGTCGCGCGCCGCGACCACGGCCTGTCGCGCACCGAGGCCTTGCTCGACGCCTGCCGCAAGCGTGCGCGGCCCATCGTCATGACCACCATCGCAATGGGCGCCGGGATGATGCCGATCGCCATCGGTGCCGGCGTTGCCGACACCAGCTTCCGCTCGCCGATGGCGATCGCGGTGATCGGCGGGCTGATCACCTCGACGGTACTGAGCCTGCTGGTAGTGCCGGCGGTGTTCACCTATGTGGACGGTTTCAAGAACCGCATGCTTCGTCTGTTGCGGCGCAGCTAG
- a CDS encoding HlyC/CorC family transporter, with translation MDSAPGKPSLLERLSAMLSREPEDRDELLVLLHAALERGLLDADAFSIIEGALQVSELQVRDVMVPRSRMDVIRLADPMERIADFVIDTAHSRFPAVGESKDDVVGILLAKDLLRYFAGREFNLRDMLRPAVFVPESKRLNVLLREFRVSHNHMAIVVDEYGGVSGLITIEDVLEQIVGDIEDEYDFDEVGARIRLDHKGRYRVQATTEIEDFNAAFGTHLRDADVDTIGGLIMHRLGRLPERGETMELDGLRIQVLRADSRRVHTLLVESLPQASGVAAG, from the coding sequence ATGGATAGTGCTCCTGGTAAACCGTCGTTGCTGGAAAGACTTTCGGCCATGCTCTCGCGCGAGCCGGAAGACCGCGACGAACTGCTCGTACTGCTGCACGCCGCGCTGGAGCGCGGCCTGCTCGACGCCGATGCCTTCTCCATCATCGAAGGCGCGTTGCAGGTGTCGGAACTGCAGGTGCGTGACGTGATGGTGCCGCGTTCGCGCATGGACGTGATCCGGCTCGCCGACCCGATGGAGCGCATCGCCGACTTCGTCATCGATACCGCGCACTCGCGCTTCCCGGCGGTGGGCGAGAGCAAGGACGACGTCGTCGGCATCCTGCTGGCGAAGGATCTGCTGCGCTATTTCGCCGGCCGCGAGTTCAATCTGCGCGACATGCTGCGTCCGGCCGTGTTCGTGCCGGAATCCAAGCGCCTCAACGTGCTGCTGCGCGAGTTCCGCGTCAGCCACAACCACATGGCCATCGTCGTGGACGAATACGGCGGCGTGTCCGGCCTGATCACCATCGAGGACGTGCTCGAACAAATCGTCGGCGACATCGAGGACGAATACGACTTCGACGAGGTCGGCGCGCGCATCCGGCTGGATCACAAGGGGCGCTACCGCGTTCAGGCCACGACCGAGATCGAGGATTTCAACGCGGCCTTCGGCACCCATCTGCGCGACGCCGATGTCGACACCATAGGCGGGCTGATCATGCACCGCCTCGGCCGCCTGCCTGAGCGCGGCGAAACCATGGAGCTCGACGGCTTGCGCATCCAGGTGCTGCGCGCCGACAGCCGGCGCGTCCATACCCTGCTGGTCGAGAGCCTGCCGCAGGCGAGCGGCGTGGCGGCGGGTTGA
- a CDS encoding PhoH family protein, protein MAKTLEVFFEPVDNARLARLCGALEENLRQIENAFDITVSRRGEQFTLHGHPAQVLRGEMALKHFYERAENELTVDDVQLGLIEIANRGSGNDALTAPALLTRRTELHGRTPRQVEYLRHIQDHDITFGIGPAGTGKTYLAVASAVDAFERDLVERIILTRPAVEAGERLGFLPGDLAQKVDPYLRPLYDALYDLMGFDRVAKLFERGSIEIAPLAFMRGRTLNNAFIILDEAQNTTPEQMKMFLTRIGFGAKAVVTGDLTQVDLPRGNRSGLREARDILAKVRGIAFTEFKKEDVVRHPLVARIVEAYDNQEAARDARAAAAKNTGEGDA, encoded by the coding sequence ATGGCTAAGACCCTGGAAGTCTTCTTCGAGCCGGTCGATAACGCCCGTCTCGCCCGACTGTGCGGCGCGCTGGAAGAAAACCTGCGCCAGATCGAGAACGCCTTCGACATTACCGTCAGCCGGCGCGGCGAGCAGTTCACCCTGCACGGTCATCCGGCCCAGGTGCTGCGCGGGGAGATGGCGCTCAAGCACTTCTACGAGCGCGCCGAGAACGAGCTGACGGTCGACGACGTGCAGCTCGGCCTGATCGAGATCGCCAACCGCGGCAGCGGCAACGACGCGCTCACCGCGCCCGCCCTGCTGACGCGCCGGACCGAGCTGCACGGCCGCACGCCGCGCCAGGTCGAGTACCTGCGCCACATCCAGGATCACGACATCACCTTCGGCATCGGTCCGGCCGGTACCGGCAAGACCTACCTCGCGGTGGCAAGCGCCGTCGATGCCTTCGAACGCGACCTGGTCGAACGCATCATCCTCACCCGTCCGGCGGTCGAGGCGGGCGAGCGGCTCGGCTTCCTGCCCGGTGACCTGGCGCAGAAGGTCGACCCCTATCTGCGCCCGCTGTATGACGCGCTCTACGACCTGATGGGCTTCGACCGCGTCGCCAAGCTTTTCGAGCGCGGCAGCATCGAGATCGCGCCGCTGGCCTTCATGCGCGGCCGTACGCTTAACAACGCCTTCATCATTCTCGACGAGGCGCAGAACACCACGCCCGAGCAGATGAAGATGTTCCTCACCCGCATCGGCTTCGGCGCCAAGGCAGTGGTGACGGGCGATCTCACCCAGGTCGACCTGCCGCGCGGCAACCGCAGCGGCCTGCGCGAGGCGCGCGACATCCTCGCCAAGGTGCGCGGCATCGCCTTCACCGAATTCAAGAAGGAAGACGTGGTGCGCCATCCGCTGGTGGCGCGCATCGTCGAGGCCTACGACAACCAGGAGGCGGCGCGGGATGCCCGGGCCGCGGCCGCGAAGAACACCGGAGAGGGTGATGCCTAA